The proteins below come from a single Rhizobium tropici CIAT 899 genomic window:
- the rpoH gene encoding RNA polymerase sigma factor RpoH, protein MARNTLPSIAAGEAGLNRYLDEIRKFPMLEPQEEYMLAKRYAEHADRQAAHKLVTSHLRLVAKIAMGYRGYGLPIGEVVSEGNVGLMQAVKKFDPERGFRLATYAMWWIKASIQEYILRSWSLVKMGTTANQKRLFFNLRRLKGRIQAIDDGDLKPEHVTEIATKLNVSEEEVVSMNRRLSGDASLNAPIKASEGDSGQWQDWLVDDHDSQEDVLIEQDELDTRRRMLARAMGVLNDRERRIFEARRLAEEPVTLEDLSSEFDISRERVRQIEVRAFEKVQEAVQKDALERAKALRVVEATA, encoded by the coding sequence ATGGCCCGTAATACCTTACCGTCCATCGCTGCCGGAGAAGCCGGCCTCAATCGTTATCTCGACGAGATCCGCAAGTTCCCGATGCTGGAGCCGCAGGAAGAGTATATGCTCGCCAAGCGCTACGCGGAACATGCCGACCGTCAGGCTGCGCATAAGCTCGTCACCAGCCATCTGCGCCTCGTGGCGAAGATCGCTATGGGCTATCGCGGCTATGGCCTGCCGATCGGCGAAGTCGTGTCTGAAGGCAATGTCGGCCTGATGCAGGCCGTCAAGAAGTTCGACCCGGAACGCGGTTTCCGTTTAGCAACCTATGCCATGTGGTGGATCAAGGCCTCGATCCAGGAGTATATCCTGCGCTCGTGGTCGCTGGTGAAGATGGGCACGACGGCCAACCAGAAGCGCCTGTTCTTCAACCTGCGCCGCCTGAAGGGCCGCATCCAGGCCATCGACGACGGCGATTTGAAGCCGGAGCATGTCACCGAGATCGCCACCAAGCTGAACGTCTCGGAGGAGGAGGTCGTTTCGATGAACCGCCGCCTCTCCGGCGACGCTTCGCTGAACGCACCGATCAAGGCTTCCGAAGGTGATTCCGGCCAGTGGCAGGACTGGCTCGTCGATGATCACGACAGCCAGGAAGACGTGCTGATCGAACAGGACGAGCTCGATACCCGCCGCCGTATGCTGGCCCGCGCCATGGGCGTGCTGAACGACCGTGAACGCCGGATCTTCGAGGCACGCCGCCTCGCCGAGGAGCCGGTAACGCTGGAGGACCTGTCGTCCGAGTTCGACATCAGCCGCGAACGCGTACGCCAGATCGAGGTTCGCGCCTTCGAAAAGGTACAGGAAGCCGTGCAGAAGGATGCGCTGGAACGTGCCAAGGCGCTGCGCGTTGTCGAAGCAACAGCGTAA